The following is a genomic window from Theobroma cacao cultivar B97-61/B2 chromosome 10, Criollo_cocoa_genome_V2, whole genome shotgun sequence.
CAAATATAAAAGCCTTCCAAACCCTCACATCTAAGCATGTGTTTGCCTGCTTTACTATGTATATTGCGCATAAGTTGCATAAATAAAAAcaggagaaaaagaaacaaaccaTGAAAACTTCATCTCCAGTTGCATATATTCCAGCATGGTCCTTTAACAACTTCTCAAGTGCTGAAACACAGAAGcattaatcaaatcaaatgcCAAATCCATTCAAGGGAGCAATAACAATCATAAATTGAAAACTTCAGCTCCAATCTTCCAaccattcaaatttaatgttacattttcattacatttttatgtttactgTTGCTAAACTGTGATGACCACCATAAAAATGTGACTCATTAATGACGAACCCTATAAATGTTTCTTAACTTTATACCCTTCATTTTCACCCAAGATGCTCATCATGTGCAAATACATTACATATATTAGGCATGAACTCTGGTCCTTCTACCAGTTAAGAATCTTCCACTCAAACAAGAAATTTTTTCTATGGTTCAAAAATATAGATTGCTTAGACAAGATTTCAAACTTTCTAAGTCCCAAAAGAATTTACATTCACATGTGAAAGGCCTATCCCATCCCACTGAACTTTATCAAGACAATGGAGGGCATAAATAGGTGATTCTATTAATCTTAATGAACTGCCAAATTTTAATAGCTGCACAAAACCAACACAGATAATTGAAACCATTATGTGATGACATCTGGTGTCCATcccatatatttttttagagaGAGTAGATGCACAACTATCAGGTGAGATACAATAAGGTAACTATTTGGCAGATTATCTTTTCATTACTTCTACctaaatattgaaattataaaactaATATGAACATATTGCTAAGACAGCAAGGTGCAACTAAAAACATTGCAAATGTTGTTTGCAACTCAGAACTATTGTCTTCGAAGCAATGCAAGGTTTTACATGGATGAATTTTGATTACGACGAGAAAGCTTTTGCAGTCCAATGGTAACTTCaattttgtaatgtaaaaTTCACCATTTATAACCactcttttttcctcttttgttCGGTTTCCCTTGAATGggtcttttttccttttttttgtccAGCAACCCTTATGGCATTTCATGCGAGGAGGTTAGTTATTTGATAGAACTTTAGGTAGTGCCTACCTTCAAAGCCCTTCTCAATATGACGTTTTGCCCAAGGAATTTTCTCATCTGGACTTGCTTTTTCCTCAATGTATTTCTGTAAAGGGAAAAGTGGCAAACTAAATGCAATTCCAATATATCTCAGAAATGCCTAAAAGAATATCTGCCTGAtttcaaaaatgaaattaaaacatgaaagAAGCAACTTCACTTAGGGACAAACCAGTACAGCTAGATTCTGAAGAGGCTGTATGCTTGAGCAAACAATATTTGCAGCCTATAAAATGATGCAATAAGTCATTAGTGCAGACTGCAGCATAACTTACTAAAACATAGTCCAGGCACAGCAGAGCATATAACCCAAAGCTTTGAGAAGAATAGAATAAAGCAATGTGAATTAGCAAGCTATTCATAGTTTGAGCAAGTTTGCAGATGATGGTTTAATCATTGAAGCTAAAATTTGGAGCCAGAGCAAAGAATCCACCGTTCTGAGTTAAATTAACTAGTTAAATATCATACAAAGCCACTCAGCTTAAAACGCGTTTCACATCCATGCATTGCCTAGCAAAAATATACAGAAGAAAACCAAACTGgtggaagaaaaataaacaaaacaagGTTAAAGAATGGAGTAACTAgaagtgaagaaaaaaaggaaagcagAGACCTGGAAATTGAGTGCCTTTTTTTGAAGATCAGATGGCAACAGCGGATGTTGAGGGTATTTCTCCTCCAGATACTGTTGGTTTAGTTTCACAGttgttaaaaacaaataactcGAGCTAAGTAATGAGTATATTAGAATAGAATTGTAGGGTAAAAGAAAAGTGACCATGAAAATGGCAAAAGAGTCTGAAATGACAATGTCACCATCCACCAGCACCGGCACATACCCAATGGGATTCAGCTTTTGAAATTCTACCCATTTTCCAGTTTCAACATTTCAGTTACATATATTAATGAGAGAACCAGACAGAGtacaaataaagaattaagaaaataagtttCTGACCAGGACTGAATTGCTCCCCCTTGAGCAAGTTAACGGGTATGTACTGGTACTCCAGACCTGCCACAGACAGAAGCCGGTAGCCAAAAGTAGTTAGTAATAGATGGAGAAAGGAGAGAATGGAAAAGAAGCTACCTTTGAGGTTGAGGGCAATCCGGATTCGGCAGGAGCAGGAGCTCCTCCAGTAAGAATAGAGCTTCAGTTTCTTCTCCTCATGTGCCTGCAGTTGTGTTCTTAATTAATCCATTCATCATCACAACCATAATCATGCTTGGTCAAGCCAGAGAGTAACGATTAAAGAGAGAAGAGATGGTACCATGTTTTTGCTGCAATCGAAGGTCAACACTCTAACATAGTCTCCTTCTCTTTTGTCTTGGTTTTATAAGAGGAGAAATGCCAAATTGCCCCAACACTACTCCGGCACGGCTCCACATTTTTAATACGGAAAATTCTATTAAAAGTTCATTCTATTATAATCTCTGGATAAGagtattataattttttagatgaattaaatatacttaattagagataatatctaaaataatctttgaattattcaaaaaattttaaataaatttttattttttattatatttgaatcaaataaatctttataagttataataataatgacataatatattaatatgacaTGATAACATGTTCATATgacatttttctctttctataatattttaactaataattaCTAATCAATCATTACTCATAAGTGCATAGTTagatcaaaataaaagtacactaatttaattaaacacaatagaagaataagaatttatttaaaatttttaaataattcaaaaaaaagtaaagCATTATTCATAACCattataaacattttaatcttttataactttttagatgaattaaatatatttaactaACATATGTAAAAAGTCCTTAAACTATTACGAAATAAATCACAATGTGAAGCATGTCATAGTAATATTAATTAACATTTAGGTGACAGGTAGATGGGAATCCTTTGTGACAAGTAGAAAGAATGATGTGGAAGAAAACcttaaacatttttttatgggttcttttcaaaaatacccCTCATGCATAAggtgtttttaaaaataactctccctataattttaactatttttaatcaagAGAAATTAATTCTAAACAAATTTACCCTTAATGAAACAgacttatatatttatatgcgTCTTAACCCAACCCATATGTTTGGGTCAAGTTTTTAACCATTGTAACTCATCTACCTTTCTCTATAGATCATTCATCTCCAAAGCATCCTCGTCAGAGCATTACTCAATAGGTATACTTTTTAGCATTTTTAGTAGCGATAGAAGCATTTTAAAGTAGTTTGAGCATAAAGGTAGGCATATTATAGAACTGAGAGAAAGTTCACATTCCATGCATTGAGTTAATTACCATATAATTGCATATATTTAACCATATCTAGAAAGGTAGGGATATTTTTCATGTTCttcatttcttgtttttgaGCATAAAGGTAAGCATATTCTTCATATTCTTGTTATTTCAAGttgttgaatttaaatttgaatttggtaGTGTTGGTGGTTTTTTGCTCGAATGTTGACAAAGCAtgcatgactagttgatagggCATGTGTGACTGGTTTTAGGCATTAggtttaagggttttaagcattgcgtgacttaggGTTTGCGTGACTGGTTGATAGGGCATGCGTGATTAGTTTTAGGTATTGCATTTAAAGGttttaggcattgtgtgattaattgataaggcattgcgtgattgGTTTTTAATCATTGCGTAATTGGTTGATAAGGCAATGTGTGATtggtttttaggcattaaGTGACTGGTTTTTAATCATTACATGACTGGTTCGTAAGGAATtacgtgactgatttttaatCATTGTGTGATTGGTTGATAGAGCATTGCTTGACTATTTTATAGAGCATTGCGTAACTGTTTTCTATAGTGCATTGCGTGACTATCATTGATTGAATATTAATGTTTTTCTGCATTTCTTGTGCTCAAATTTAATGCTTTAATATGTATTTGTTTTGTTACTTAATGCTTCACACTTgcttcatttattttcatttaggTATGCAAAGATAGTAAAAACTGGttattgcttttttttttaattttctttgatcATATTTGTTAAATGGAAATGTTATCTGTTTTTTGTTGCAGATCACTAAAACAAAGCAGGAGAACCTAtaggcttttgcttcatgtgtTGAGAGACCAATGGGGCTTCAATGCTGGCATTGACATCCATTGTAAAGAGACGCAGCTGCACGTCATATGTGAGGCactgcaaaaaaaaatgagttggACTCAATGAAGAAAGCATGCTTCAAGAAGTTGCTGGACGTCAAATTATAAAAGAGTTTATATTGCACTAGTCTCACGCAATAGCAAGGCCCGCTTCTTAAAGCGTGAGTTCTATCTAGTGATAGGACTCAAGTTTGGCCCCATGCAAGCCATTATTTCCAGTCCCTAGAAGGATTCACCAACAATACTAAGGAACGGAGAACCAGGTGAAACTCTAGGATGTGTTGATACGGTATAAAGAGGATAGTTTGATCAGGATGGAGACACGACAAAGATGGCCTTGCTCTTGATCATGAAACAATATTTTCTTCGAACAAGACCACAAAAGAGCGGTGACTCCATGGCTGTTGTCACTAGTCGGGAACATCGACTAGTGGAATGCGTTCCTATGAGGCCCTTACTTATGGAGTCTAACTATGGATTACATATCAAGGGTCTTCCAAGTTCCACCAATGGAATCAGTTCAAAAGAAATGTTACCACCTCTATGGATTTGTATGGGAGCTTCAGGTAGTGTGCCCTAAggtttttccatttttcttttcaaataagattttattaggTGATTATAATGTTTTGCAATTTACGTGTAGTTCTTAGTGTTGAGGCGGTTCCTGATATCCAAAGTTGGTTTAGATCCAAATGCTAGTCTGAAAGCACTTATCCAAGAATGTTAAAATGGCATTGTGATGAGAGGCCCACAAACTTCCACAAACTGATTGGAGATTTGGAAAGTGACGGTAGGGTGAAGAACAAAACcataatgtttttattttatttttattttgttgtcaTATGTTAACTAGCTTTCAACTTAATGGCAATGTATGTTTTGGTATAGTAGTGCGTATGAGGAACCTTGGAGCCAATTACAGAAGAAACCTTAAAGGCATATTGGGTCGACATTAATGTCCCTTTATCCGAGGGGTATCAATACATTCCATTATAACAGTTGGAGGGTCGAGCACCCTTCAGTCCCCAAAAAAGAGGAAGATCATCGAGCGCAAGGAGAAAAGG
Proteins encoded in this region:
- the LOC18586923 gene encoding glutathione S-transferase zeta class isoform X4 — protein: MAHEEKKLKLYSYWRSSCSCRIRIALNLKGLEYQYIPVNLLKGEQFSPEFQKLNPIGYVPVLVDGDIVISDSFAIFMYLEEKYPQHPLLPSDLQKKALNFQAANIVCSSIQPLQNLAKYIEEKASPDEKIPWAKRHIEKGFEALEKLLKDHAGIYATGDEVFMADLFLAPQVHAGIKRFNVDMVPWQTHPQKA
- the LOC18586923 gene encoding glutathione S-transferase zeta class isoform X2, with the translated sequence MAHEEKKLKLYSYWRSSCSCRIRIALNLKGLEYQYIPVNLLKGEQFSPEFQKLNPIGYVPVLVDGDIVISDSFAIFMYLEEKYPQHPLLPSDLQKKALNFQAANIVCSSIQPLQNLAKYIEEKASPDEKIPWAKRHIEKGFEALEKLLKDHAGIYATGDEVFMADLFLAPQVHAGIKRFNVDMAKFPLLSRLNEAYSELPHFQNAMPENQPDSPSAWGTC
- the LOC18586923 gene encoding glutathione S-transferase zeta class isoform X3; amino-acid sequence: MAHEEKKLKLYSYWRSSCSCRIRIALNLKGLEYQYIPVNLLKGEQFSPEFQKLNPIGYVPVLVDGDIVISDSFAIFMYLEEKYPQHPLLPSDLQKKALNFQAANIVCSSIQPLQNLAVLKYIEEKASPDEKIPWAKRHIEKGFEALEKLLKDHAGIYATGDEVFMADLFLAPQVHAGIKRFNVDMVPWQTHPQKA
- the LOC18586923 gene encoding glutathione S-transferase zeta class isoform X1, yielding MAHEEKKLKLYSYWRSSCSCRIRIALNLKGLEYQYIPVNLLKGEQFSPEFQKLNPIGYVPVLVDGDIVISDSFAIFMYLEEKYPQHPLLPSDLQKKALNFQAANIVCSSIQPLQNLAVLKYIEEKASPDEKIPWAKRHIEKGFEALEKLLKDHAGIYATGDEVFMADLFLAPQVHAGIKRFNVDMAKFPLLSRLNEAYSELPHFQNAMPENQPDSPSAWGTC